In the genome of Candidatus Hydrogenedentota bacterium, the window AGGTCGATATTGATTTCCTCCCGGAGGTTGATGTCTCCGTCGAGCCCGTCCAGGTGATCGCCGTAGCGGAGCGTCAGTTCGTTGGCGGGCGTGGGGAGGAAGGGGGCGTCATCCGACTCCGGCGCCTGGACGGATTCCAGGGGCGTTTCGGCCTCCTCGATCGCGGGGGGCGCGGATTCCTGGGCGATTGCCCGGAAGGGGAGCGCGAGCAGGCTTGCCAGGAACAGGGTGAAAACGATCGGTCGCAGCATTCGATTCTCCATGCGAGGGTTCCGCGAAGCGGCCCGCCCGCGCAGGGCCCGCCTGACGGACCGGCGTCGCCGCTCTATGGAGGAGAGTGGATAAAAACGCGCCGGTTGTTACACCTGAGGGCCCAAGTTTCCGCAGGCGCCAGTCTACTGATTGATTCCCTTTGGAGTCAAACCGCGCGGCTGGATCAGGCCTCGGGCGCGCCTTTGAGATTGGCCGGATCGACGCCGGACTGGCGCATGGCCTGTTGCTCGAATTGCTGCACGCGCACGGCGAAGGCCTGCTCCAGTTCGCCCAGGGCCTGGGCGAGCCCCTGCGACTCGTCCTGGGTGAGGTTGCCGGCGGTTTTCTCCTGCAACATGATCATCAGGTCGAGCGTGTAGCGGGCGGCGTCCAGATTGACCATGACCTGGCCCGTGCCCGGCTCGGCCACGAGGCCCAGGGCGAACATGGCCTGGGTCGCCAGGGAGCCGATCAGGGCGGTGAAGCTCGCCGCGTCGGGATCGTCTTCCAGGGCGGGCTCGTCCGCTTCGGCGGGCGCCTGCGCCTGCGCGGGCGCCTCGACCGCCGCGGCCTTGCGGGCCGCTTCTTCCTTTTCCCGCTGTACCTGGGCTTTCCACCCCTCGTCGATAAAGATTTTCTTTTCTTCCTCGCTCATCGGGGGAGCCTCCTGGGTTCGGGAAAGGGAAAAGCGCACAATCCCGGCCCCGTGTACGGCGGGGCCGGGAGTGCGTCAAAAAAGCGTGCAAAAAGCAGCCGGAAATCAGCTCTTCTTGTTCTTGTGGCGGTTCGCGCGCCGCTTCTTCTTGCGCTTGTGCTTGTTAATCTTCGCCTTGCGGGCTTTACGTCCTCCAGCCACTGAAAATCCTCCTGAAGCTTATTGCTTTTCTCGCTGGGTCCTGCGACGGGTCAGTTCAACCACTGGTCGTCAGGCTGGCTATAGGTTATGAGTTCGCTGTCGTTGAAATAGAGACTGATCTCGCGCTCGGCCGTCTCGGGGGCGTCCGACGCGTGAATGATGTTGTTCTGCATGCTCAGGCCGAAGTCGCCGCGGATCGTGCCCACGTCGGCCTTCAGGCAGTTGGTCGCGCCGTTCATCTTCCGGACCTGCGCCACGGCGTCGGGGCCTTCCCACACCATCTGGACCGTCGGGCCGGAGGTGATGAAGGAGACGAGATCGCCGAAGAAGGGCTTGTCCTTGTGTTCGTCGTAGTGCGCTTTGGCAATGTCCTGGCCGAGGATCTGGATCTTCAGCCCAACCAGTTTCAGGCCGCGTTGCTCGAATCGGCGGATGCACTCGCCCACGAGGCGGCGCCCCACGCCATCGGGCTTAACCATTACAAAGGTGCGTTCGTTCACGATACAGGATTCTTTCCGGGGCGGATTCCGGCGCGGCGGCCAGGCAGGGGCCCGCGCGAAGAGACCGCAGATACACCGGGCGCGCGGCATTCCAACCGGAAAGTACGCGCGCCCGCACACAGAGCGGGAAGTGTAGCAAAATACCCGCGCGGCGCGCAACTGCGGGGCGATCATATCGCCGATCCGCCCGCGCGGCGGGCCCTCAGGCGTTCCGGATCACCTCCAGGCCGCCCATATAGCCTCGGAGCGCCTCGGGAATGAGCACCGAACCGTCTTCCCGCTGGTAATTCTCGAGGATGGCCACCAGCGTGCGGCCCACGGCGAGTCCGGATCCGTTCAGGGTATGCACGAATTCCGGCTTTTTGTCGCGCTTGAAGCGGATGTTCGCCCGGCGCGCCTGGTAATCGGTGAAATTGGAGCAGGAGCTGATTTCGCGGTAGGCGTTCTGGCCCGGGAGCCAGACCTCGAGATCGTAGGTCTTTGCGGCGGAAAAGCCGAGATCGCCGGTGCACAGGGTCATGACGCGGTAGGGGAGTCCCAGGGCCCGCAGGATCGCCTCGGCGTTCTGCGTCAGCTTCTCCAACTCGTCCCAGCTCTCTTCCGGGCGCACAAACTTGACCATTTCGACCTTGTTGAACTGGTGCTGGCGGATCATCCCCCGCGTGTCCTTGCCGTGCGATCCGGCCTCACTCCGGAAACACGGGGTGTAGGCGGCGTAGTAGCGCGGCAGTTCCTCGTCGCGCAGGATCTCGTCCCGATGGATGTTGGTGACGGGGACTTCGGCGGTCGGGATGAGCCAGTAGTCGGTGTCCTGCACGCGGAAGCCATCCGCCGCGAATTTCGGGAGCTGGCCGGTGCCCTGCATGCTCTGGGAATTGACCATGAAGGGCGGCAGGGCCTCGGTGTAGCCGTGCTTTTCCGTGTGGGTGTCGAGCATGAAGTTGATGAGCGCCCGCTCCAGCCGCGCGCCGGGGCCCGTGCTCAGGCAGAAGCGCGCGCCGGTCAGCTTGGCCGCCCGCTCGAAATCGAGGATCCCGAGCGCCTCGCCCAGCGCAACGTGATCCTTCGGCTCAAAGGAGAATTGGGGGATCTCGCCCCAGGCGCGCTCTTCGCGGTTGTGCGATTCGTCCTGCCCCTCGGGGAGGCTGGCGTCGGGCAGGTTGGGCAATCGGAGAAGGTGATCCGTGAGATTGGTCTCAACTTGCCGCATCTCTTCTTCTTTTATGGCGATCATGTCTTTGACCAGCCTCATTTCCTCAATGATCGGAGATGCGTCTTCCCCGGCTCGCTTGGCAGCAGCAATACCGTCACTGGCTTTGTTCTGTTCAGCGCGAAGTAGTTCCATGTCGTATGTGAGGCTTCGGCGTTTCGCGTCTTGCCTTAAGACGTGGTCTATAGGATACGCGCCGCCGCGTTTAGCGAGTGCGGCGGCGACGGCCTCGGGTTCCTGGCGGATCAATTTAATGTCAAGCATGTTGGGGCCTTTTTGGATATGCTGGCGATTAATGATTATGTAAACGATCGATGATCATTTGTAACGCTTTCGCGGAATGAAGCACCCGCCGCGTTGAAGGCGAGCCTCAGTCAGGACGGGCTTGAATAGCAGGATCGCGGACATTCCTGTCCGCGGCAGAAAAAGCGCATGAGATCTCGCGATCGATGCGCATGTGAAGAGACACAGGTTCCCAATGTGTTCCGCTCCGTGGGCGCCGGGTTTCTATTCCAAATTAGTCACATCTCTTTATGTCCCGAGCTCCATTTGTCGCGGACACGAATGTCCGCGATCCTTTGGCGCGCTTCCTCGGCTATTTGCGGACAGTTCGCGCCATTTCAGCGGGCCGCTGCTTCAGACGGCTAAAACGTTACTACTATCTAACGAGGGACGGCAGCGACGGATCTGCAACGTGGATTGTGTCGCTGCCGTTCCTGTAGCCCCTGCAAGATACGCGAGACTTTCCCGATCCCTGGTCCATGCGCACGCGGAGCTTATCCGCGCAGGAGTTCCAGCAGCCGGTCCAGTTCATCGTGCGAAAAGTACTCGATTTCGATGCGTCCCTTGCCGCCGCCCTGGGTCTTGAGCTGGACCTTCGTGCCGAGGCTCCGGCGCAGTTCGTCTTCGAGTTGCGCGATGTTCGGATCCTTCTTCGGCTTTGCGGGGGCGTCTTTCTGGGCCTTCTGATCGGCCGCGATTTTTTCCGCCTGCCGCACCGACAGGCCCTGCGCGATTATCTTGCGGGCCGCGCTGATCTGCGCCGCCGTGGATTCAATGGAGAGCAGCGCGCGGGCATGGCCCATGGAGAGCGTGCCGTCCGCCACCCACGCCTGGACCGATTCGGGGAGATTGAGCAGCCGGAGCGTGTTCGCGACCGTGGCCCGCTTTTTGCCCACTTCCTGCGCGACTTCCTCCTGGGTCCACTGGAACTCGTCCATCAGATCCTGGTAACCCTGCGCGAGTTCGATCGCGTTGAGGTCCTCGCGCTGGAGGTTTTCGATCAACCCCAGCTTGAGCATGTCCTTGTCGGATACGTCGCGGCAGATGGCGGGGATCGTTTTCCGGTCGGCCATGATGCTGGCGCGCACGCGCCGCTCGCCGCTGATCAGCTCGTAGTGATCACCCGCCTGGCGGACCAGCACCGGCTCCTGGACGCCGTCGCGCCGGATGGACTCCGCAAGCTCCTCCAGGGCTTCTTCATTGAAGACGCGCCGCGGCTGCTTCGGGTTCGGGCGGATTTCCGAGGGGTCGAGCGCGATCAGGCGCGCGCCATCGGGCAGGGCCGCGGGCTCCGCCGGGGCGGCGATTGCCGGCTTCTCGGGGGCCGGGGCCGTGCGGGCGGTGGAGGCGTTGTTGCCGATGAGGGCGCCCAGGCCCTTGCCGAGGCCCTTGCGCTTGGGGCTAGCCACGGGCAATCACCTCCCGGGCGAGCGCGAGATAGGCCTGCGCGCCCGCGCACTTGAGATCGTAGTAGATGACGGGCTTGCCGAAGCTCGGCGCCTCGCTCAGGGTAACATTGCGCGGGATGATGTTCTGAAACACGGAGTCGCCCAGGTGCCCGCGCACGTCGTCGATCACCTGTTTGCAGAGGTTGGTGTGCTGGTACATCGTCAGCAACACGCCGAAGACCGTCAGGCTCGGATTGAGGTTGTCGCGCACGAGGATTACCGTCTGGAGGAGTTCGCTGAGCCCTTCGAGCGCGTAATACTCGCACTGGAGCGTCACCAGCACGCCGCCCGCCGCCACGAGCCCGTTCAGGGTCAGGATACTGAGCGAGGGCGGGCAGTCAATGAATATAAAGTCGTAGTCCGCGGCGATAGCGTCGAGCGCCTGCTTCAGCCGGTATTCGCGCCTCTCGACGTCGATCAGCTCGACTTCCGCGCCGACCAGTTCGCGGTTCGAGGGCAGGAGATACAGGTGTTCCCATTCCGTTTCCAGCACGAGATCCGCCGCGGGCGTGTCATCCACGAGAAGGTCATACACCGAGCCCTCCAGGGCGTTCTTGTCGATGCCGAGGCCCTGCGTGGCGTTGCCCTGGGGGTCCAGATCGACCAGCAGCGTCTTTTTTTTCGCGGCCGCCATGCACGCGGCCAGATTGACGGCGGTGGTCGTCTTGCCCACGCCCCCCTTCTGGTTGGCTATTGCGATCACACGTCCCAACGCGTTGCCCTATCGATTTTTATGCCGGAGTCTCGGGGTGGATACAGGGGGCGTATGATACGAACCAGCCGGGCCGCAAGTCAATTGGAGCGCGATGTGGAGCGCAATGTGGGAGGGGCCTTTTTGCGGGTACAGCCTCGGGCCGGATTGTGGGTTTTACCTCCGGTGTTGGGCTGCCACTGCCGGTCCGATGCGGACACCTGGGCCTTTTTGCGGGTACAGCCTCGGGCCGGGTTGTGGGTTTTGCCTCCGGTGTCGGGCTGCCACTGCCGGCCCGATGCGGTCCCCTGGGCTTTTTGGGGGTACAGCCTCGGGCCGGGTTGTGGGTTTTGCCTCCGGTGTCGGGCTGCCACTGCCGGCCCGATGCAGTCCCCTGGGGCTTGCCGGCCCGATGCAGTCCCCTGGCCCCGCTATTCGAACTGGCGGAGGTGGTGATCGAAATGAAGCACGTGGAAGCGGTCCCAGCCGTCGATGCCGAGGTGGCCGAAGGCGGGGTGGGGGGCGGGCTGCAATTCATCGGCCTGGACCAGGCTGAGGTATTCCTCGAGGATGGCTTGCAGGGTCTCCAGGTCGCCGGGTTCGCGGGTGACGATGCCCTGCGCGCGCAGGTGGGCCGGGAGCCCCATGTCCCTGGGCAACGCGATGGCGCCGGCGAGAACGAGCGGGCGGGTCACGTAACGGTGGAGGCAGTTTCCGAAGAAGGGCACCGCACGCGAGCGGCCCATGGCGTGGCGGAGCGACCAGATCAGGTGCTCGATCAGCCGGTCTCGCGTGAGTTCGCCCCAGCGGGGCACGGCATCCTTGCGAATGGCGCCCAGCCGGCTCACAACATCCTCGACATAGTCCCCATCGAAATGGCGCATACGGGCTCCCGGGTTGTTTGCGGCGGTATTGTAGCATGTTTAGGCTTTAGGCTTTAGGCTTTAGGCTTTAGGCTTTGGGCTGTAGGCTTTGGGCTGTAGGCTGGAGGCTGGAGGCTTTGGGCTGTAGGCTTTGGGCTGGAGGCTTTAGGCTTTAGGCTTTAGGCTGTAGGCTGTAGGGAGCGGGGCCGTTGGGTGGAGATTTCAGGCTGTAGGTTGTAGACTTTCGTAAGGATTACGATCCAGGGTGCTTGCATTGGATGCGGCTATTGGGAATAGCAAAGCGAGGGAGCGATGCGGGATCACCGAAAGCTTCGGGCCTTTGATCTGGCGGATGCGCTGGTGTTGCAAGTGTATCGTGTAACACAGCGGTTTCCGAAGGACGAACAATTCGGGCTTACCTCGCAATTGCGCCGCGCTGCGGTCTCTATTGCCTCAAACATCGTCGAGGGGTGTGCACGTTCTTCCGAGATAGAGTACTTGAGGTTCCTCGATATTGCATACGGATCGCTCAAGGAAGTCGAGTACCAGCTCGATCTATCGAATCGGCTTGGATATCTTGAGCCTGATATCAACCTCGAATTGGAGCGTCATTGCAACGAGACAGGGAAAGTGCTGAACGGCCTTATTCGTGCCTTGCGCTCGAAAAGAACTACGTAACCCAATTCCAGGCCGTCTTCCACCTCCAGCCTAAAGCCTAAAGCCTAAAGCCTAACCCCCTACTCCCACATCTCCAGTTCCTTCCATTCGATCACGGCGCCGTCGCGGTGCATTTGCAGGGTGATGTGGCCGGGCCAGATTTTGTCGAGGCTGCTGGTTTCGGCGGACTTCTGGCCGTTGATATAGGTCACGGCGTGGTTCCCTTCGACGAAGACCTGCAGCAGGTTCCACTCGCCGGGATGGAACAGATCGTCGCGGCCGCGGACGTGGCCGTAGATGCTGCCGGAGACCATGCCCGCCCCGGGGACGTCGAGAAGCTGCACTTCGTTGCCGCGGTCGCTGTCGTCGTCTTTCCACCGGAAGAATACGCCGCCATTGGCCGAGGAGCTGCACCGGTAATAGAGCTGGAGGGCGACGTCCTGGCATTCGCGGACGTATTGCAGGTAGCCGTTGCCGCCCGCGCCGCGCAGGACGCCGTCTTCCACGGTCCACCAGGCGCGCTTGTTGCGCACCGGCCGCCAGCCATCCAGGGTTTCGCCGTTGAACATCGTGATCCGGCCGGGGCTGTCCGGCAGGGGGACGAGTTCGAGATCGGCGATGTGCATGCCCCAGCCGAGGTTGTTCTGAAAGCCGATCCGGCCGCGCCGCAGGGTGTGCCGCAGCCGCGGGTGTTCGTCAAGGTTGAGATCCTGCACGACCTGTTCATTGATGGTGACGCGCAGGTGGGGCCAGTCCATGTGGACGGTGCAGTCATTCCATTCGCCCGGCTCTTTCACCGCTACGACCTTCGGCGGGACGTGACGGAAGATGGCGCCCGCGCGGTAGGGATCCGGCGCGTCGCCCGCGTGGTCGGCCAGTTCAATTTCGAGGCCCGCGCGCCAGGCGCCGTTGGCGGGCGCGTGGATGAAGAGTCCGGATTCCTCCCACTTGTGGTAGTTGAATCGGAAGCGGAGCACGAAGTTTTCGTAGTTTTCGCGGGTTATTATCGCCGAGGGTTCGCCGCCACCCTGCTGGATGCGTAGCTGGCCGTCTCGAATCTCAAAGGACTTCGCCGTACCACCGATGGTCTCCCAGGCGGCGGGCTCTTCCAGCAGGCGGCGGGGCGGCGTCTCGGCGGGCGCGGACGGGGTGAGCAGGAAATAAATGCAAAGCATGGGAAGCAGTGTGCGCATGAGGTTGTTTACTCCAGTAGAACGGTTCGGATTGCGGGTGTCCGCAGTCCACTATAGCACGCGTCGGGCGCTCCGGGCCATGGGGTCTGGTTCAAAAAGCTACCAAATGGTAGGATATGAGGGGGTCGATCATGAAGGGTCGGCGTGCGGGCGCGCGGTTGTCCATGTATCAATGAGATTATAACTAGCTGGAAATAAACAAGTTGCAAATTCATTTGACATGAGGTGCGCGTGTTTTGTATCATACCCGCTGGAATGAACCGCGCGATACCGGCCTCTGACCGGGCGCGGATTCGATACCTGCCTTGCCTGCGCTGCTTACCCCTCCCAGGCACAACCGTGAATAAGGTGGAACCATTTTGTCTCAGCGATCTATCTCCCGAAGCGGGCTGTACGAGCCGTCGTACGAGCACGATGCGTGTGGCATTGGCTTTATCTGCAATATTGACGGCCGCAGCCAGCACAGCATAATCAAGGACGGCCTCCAGATTCTGGTGAATCTGACGCACCGCGGCGCGTGCGGGTGCGACCCGGAGACGGGGGACGGCTGCGGCATCATGCTGCACATACCGCATGAGTTGTTCGCCGAGAGCGCCCGGGCGCACGGGTTTGACCTGCCCGCGCCCGGCGAATACGCCGTAGGCATGGTGTTTCTGCCTCGGGACCGCAATTCCCGCGAATCCTGCATACAGATCTTGAACAAAGCGATCCTGGAAGAGGATCAGGAACTCCTGGGCTGGCGGGATGTGCCCCGGGATTCAAGCAACATCGGCTGGCTGGCCCGGGAGAACGAGCCCTTTATCCGGCAGGTGTTCATAGGCCGGAGCGAGGGGCTGACCGTCGAGGCTTTCGAGCGGAAGCTCTACACCATCCGCAAGGCGGCGACCCACATGATCGGCAACTCGGTCATATCGGGGAAGTCCGAGTATTATGTGCCCAGCATGTCCGCCCGGACGATTGTGTACAAGGGGCTGATGCTCCCCGAGGCGATGGACAAGTACTACCTGGACCTGGCGGACGAGCGCACGAAGAGTGGCATGGCCCTGGTGCACCAGCGTTACAGCACCAACACGCTGCCCGCGTGGCCGCTGGCCCAGCCGTTCCGCTTTCTGGCGCACAACGGCGAGATCAACACGCTGCGCGGCAACCTGAATATGATGGACTCGCGGGAACACCACTTCGAGAGCCCGCTTTTCGGGGACGATATCAAGAAAATCCTCCCGATCCTCTCCTCCGGCGCGAGCGACTCCGCGAATTTCGACAATGCCTTTGAGCTTCTGGTTCGCGGCGGTCGCGACGTGGCCCATGCGATGGCGATGATGATTCCGGAGCCGTGGAGCGGGCACGAGACGATGCCGGATGAGAAAAAGGCGTTCTACGAGTACCACTCCTGCAAGATGGAGCCGTGGGACGGCCCGGCGTCCATGGCCTTCTCCGACGGCCTGCGCATCGGCGCGGTGCTTGACCGGAACGGCCTGCGCCCCTCGCGCTACTGGGTCACCAGCGACAACCAGGTGATCATGGCGTCCGAAGCGGGTGTCCTGCCGATCCCGCAGGAGAAGGTGCTCAAGAAGGGCCGCCTCGAACCGGGCCGCATGTTCCTCGTGGACATGGAAGAGGGCCGGATCGTGGACGACGCCGAACTCAAGGATAGCTTCGCGCGCCGGAATCCCTACCGGGAATGGCTGGACACGCACCGGGTGGAGCTGCCGACGGACCTGGCGGAACCCGCGCCGGCGCCGGAGCCCGCCAGCCTGCTGGAGCGCCAGCAGGTGTTTGGCTACACGCGGGAAGACCTGGAGATCATCCTGGCCCCCATGGCGCAGGAAGGCAAGGAACCCACGGGCTCCATGGGCAATGACGCCGCCCTGGCCGTGTTGTCGCCGCGCCCGCAACTGCTCTTCAATTACTTCAAGCAGCTCTTCGCCCAGGTGACCAACCCGCCCATCGACCCGATCCGCGAAGACATTGTGATGTCGCTCGAGACGGACATCGGCCGCGAAGGCAACCTGCTTGCCGAGAAGCCCGAGGACTGCCGCCAGCTGCACCTGCAATCGCCCATTCTGACGAACGCGCAGCTTGCCTTCATCAGGAACCTGGACCGCGACGGCTTCCGCAGCGCCGTGATTTCGACGCTGTTTGACGCGGAGAAGGGCCCCGGCGAGCTTGACAAGGCGCTCCACCGGATCTGCCGCGAAGCGGTCGAGGCCGTACAGGGCGGCAAGACCATGATCATCCTCTCGGACCGGGGCGTGAGCAAGACGCACGCGCCGATCCCGAGCCTGATGGCGGTGGGCGCGGTGCACCAGCACCTGGTGCACAAGCACAAACGATCGGAATGCGGGCTCATTATCGAGACCGGCGAGGCGCGCGAGGTGATGCACTTCGCGCTGCTCACGGGCTATGGCGCGGGCGCGGTGAACCCGTACCTCGCGCTGGAAACGCTCGACGACCTCCGCAACCGCGAGCTGGTTGTCGAAGCGAAGCCCGGCTACGCCCAGAAAAACTACATCAAGGCGGTGGAAAAGGGGCTGCTGAAGGTGATGTCCAAGATCGGCATCTCCACGCAGCACAGCTACCGCTGCGCGCAGATTTTCGAGGCGGTCGGCCTGAGCACGGCGCTCGTGCAGCGCTGCTTCTCCGGCACGGCCACCCGCATCGAGGGCATCGGCGTGAAGGAAGTGGCGATCGAGTCGCTCATGCGCCACGCCATGGCCTATCCCGAGAAGCCCGCGCGGCGCCCGGACCTCGACGTGGGCGGATCCTACCGCTGGCGGCGCCGGGGCGAGTTCCACATGTGGAACCCGGAAACCGTCGCGCGCCTGCAGCACGCCACGCGCCTGAACAGCGCCAAGACCTACGAGGAATTCGCCGAGGAGGTGAACAACCGCAACCGGTCGCTGGCGGCGCTGCGGGGCCTGCTCGAATTCCGCGAGGGGAACCCGATCCCGCTGGAACAGGTGGAGCCCGCGTCGGAAATCGTGAAGCGCTTCTGCACCGGCGCCATGTCCTACGGATCCATCAGCGCGGAGGCCCATGAAAACCTGGCGATCGCGATGAACCGGATCGGCGGGCGCAGCAACACCGGCGAAGGCGGGGAGGACCCGCGGCGCTTCGAGCCGGACGCGAACGGCGACCTGCGCCGCAGCGCCATCAAGCAGGTGGCGTCGGGCCGGTTTGGCGTGACGAACGAGTACCTGGTCAACTCGGACGAGCTGCAGATCAAGATGGCGCAGGGCGCGAAGCCGGGCGAAGGCGGGCAGCTGCCGGGCCACAAGGTGTTCGACAACATTGCGAAAGTTCGCTATTCCACGCCCGGCGTGGAGCTGATTTCGCCGCCGCCCCACCACGATATCTACTCGATCGAGGATCTGGCGCAGCTGATCCACGACCTGAAAAACGCAAACGTCCACGGCAAGGTGTCCGTGAAGCTGGTGTCCGAGGTGGGCGTCGGCACGATCGCGGCCGGCGTTTCGAAGGGCAAGGCCGACCTGGTGCTCATCAGCGGGCACGACGGCGGCACGGGCGCGTCACCGCTCACGTCGATCAAGTACGCCGGCCTGCCCTGGGAGCTCGGCCTCACCGAAACGCATCAAGTCCTCGTCGAAAACGACCTGCGCGACCGCATCCGCGTGCAGGTCGACGGCCAGCTGAAGACCGGCCGCGATGTGGCCATCGGCGCGCTCCTGGGCGCGGACGAGTTTGGTTTTGCGACGGCCCCGCTGATCGTATCGGGGTGCATCATGATGCGCAAGTGTCACCTGAACACGTGCCCCGTGGGTATCGCGACGCAGGACCCCGAACTGCGCAAGAAATTCGACGGCAAGCCCGAGCACGTGGTCAATTACTTCTTCTTCATGGCCGAGGAATGCCGGAAGATCATGGCGCAACTCGGATTCCGCACGATGGACGAGATGATCGGCCGCGCGGACATGCTGAAATTCTCGCCGCTGCCCGAACACTGGAAGGCGCGGCACCTCGACTTCTCCCGCATCCTCTACATGGCGAAGGCGTGGGACGGATCGACCCTGCACCAGAGCAAGCCGCAGGACCACGGCATCGAAGGCGCGCTTGACCATGTGCTGATGGAGAAGGCAAAGCCCGCGCTGGAGAACCAGGCGCCGGTTCGCTTCACGCAAACGATCCGGAACGTAAACCGGACCGTCGGCACGATGCTCGCCAGCGAACTGACCCGGCGCCACAAGCTCGGCATGTACGGCGGCAGCCTGCCCGAGGACACGGTCTGGATCGACTGCCACGGGATCGGCGGGAACAGTTTTGGGTCGTTCATCATCAAGGGGATGACCCTGAACGTCATCGGCGAGACCAATGACTATGTTGGGAAAGGCCTTTCCGGCGGCAAGATTATCGTTTCCCCGCCACCGGAATTCCGCGGCAAGCCCGGCGAGAATATCATCATCGGCAACGTGGCCCTGTACGGCGCGACCGAGGGCGAAGCCTACTTCCGCGGGTTGGCGGGCGAGCGCTTCGGCGTGCGTAACAGCGGCGCCTGGGCGGTGGTCGAAGGCGTGGGCGACCACGCTTGCGAGTACATGACCGGCGGGCGCGTGGCCGTGCTGGGCCGCACGGGCCGCAATTTCGCGGCCGGCATGAGCGGCGGTATTGCCTACGTGTACGACCGTGACGGCGACTTCGCGATCCATTGCAACACGGAAAGCGTGGACCTGAAGCCGCTCCACGAGAAGAGCCTGCCGGAACTCCGGCGCATGCTGGAGCGCCACGCGGACTACACCGGAAGCGAAACGGCCCGGGCGATCCTGGACAACTGGGACGCGGAGACGAAGCGATTTATCCGTGTGATGCCCCGCGACTACGCCGCCGTACTGAAGCAGCAGGAACAGGAACAACCGGAGGTGACGCATGCTTCCTGATAAAGCCAAGGGATTTATGGTTTTCGACCGGGAGATCGCGCACGACGACGATCCGGCGGAGCGCCTCCAGCACTACCGGGAGTTTTCGCACTCGCTGCCCCCGGAGAAGATCAAGGAACAGGCGTACCGCTGCATGAACTGCGGGATCCCGTTCTGCCACAGCGGCTGCCCGCTGGGCAACCAGATCCCGGACTTCAACGAGCTCATGAAGGACGACGACTGGGAAGAAGCCCTGTTTGTCCTTCATTCCACGAACAACTTCCCGGAATTCACGGGGCGCGTCTGCCCGGCGCCCTGCGAGACGGCCTGCGTCCTGGGCATCAACGAGCCGGCGGTCACCATCGAGATTAACGAGCGCGAGATTGCGGATCGCGGCTGGCGCGAGGGCTGGATCGTCCCGCAGCCGCCCGAACACCGGACCGGCAAGCGCGTGGCGATCGTGGGATCCGGCCCCGCCGGCCTGGCCGCCGCCCAGCAGTTGAACCGCGCCGGCCACCACGTGTCCGTCTATGAACGGGCGGACGAACCCGGCGGCCTGCTGCTCTACGGCATTCCCAATTTCAAGCTCGAAAAGGCCATCGTGCGCCGCCGCGTCGACCAGATGCGCGCCGAGGGCGTGGAATTCATCTGCAACGCCGAAGTGGGCGTGGACGTGCCCACGAGCAAGCTGGATCAGTACGACGCGGTGCTGATCACCATCGGCTCCACCAAGAGCCGAACCTTCGACGGGATGAATATCCCCGGATCGGACCTGAAGGGCATCTACCCCGCCATGGATTTCCTGCCGCAGCAGACGCGGCGCGTGCTCGGCAAACCCGTCAAGGACGAGGAAATTCTGGCGACGGACAAGCACGTGATCGTGATCGGCGGCGGCGACACGGGATCGGACTGCGTCGGCACGAGCCTGCGCCAGGGGTGCAAGTCGCTCGTCAACCTGGAATTGATGCCCAAACCCCCGCTGGCGCGGGCCGAAGACAACCCGTGGCCGCAGTGGT includes:
- a CDS encoding DUF1080 domain-containing protein, encoding MRTLLPMLCIYFLLTPSAPAETPPRRLLEEPAAWETIGGTAKSFEIRDGQLRIQQGGGEPSAIITRENYENFVLRFRFNYHKWEESGLFIHAPANGAWRAGLEIELADHAGDAPDPYRAGAIFRHVPPKVVAVKEPGEWNDCTVHMDWPHLRVTINEQVVQDLNLDEHPRLRHTLRRGRIGFQNNLGWGMHIADLELVPLPDSPGRITMFNGETLDGWRPVRNKRAWWTVEDGVLRGAGGNGYLQYVRECQDVALQLYYRCSSSANGGVFFRWKDDDSDRGNEVQLLDVPGAGMVSGSIYGHVRGRDDLFHPGEWNLLQVFVEGNHAVTYINGQKSAETSSLDKIWPGHITLQMHRDGAVIEWKELEMWE
- the gltB gene encoding glutamate synthase large subunit gives rise to the protein MSQRSISRSGLYEPSYEHDACGIGFICNIDGRSQHSIIKDGLQILVNLTHRGACGCDPETGDGCGIMLHIPHELFAESARAHGFDLPAPGEYAVGMVFLPRDRNSRESCIQILNKAILEEDQELLGWRDVPRDSSNIGWLARENEPFIRQVFIGRSEGLTVEAFERKLYTIRKAATHMIGNSVISGKSEYYVPSMSARTIVYKGLMLPEAMDKYYLDLADERTKSGMALVHQRYSTNTLPAWPLAQPFRFLAHNGEINTLRGNLNMMDSREHHFESPLFGDDIKKILPILSSGASDSANFDNAFELLVRGGRDVAHAMAMMIPEPWSGHETMPDEKKAFYEYHSCKMEPWDGPASMAFSDGLRIGAVLDRNGLRPSRYWVTSDNQVIMASEAGVLPIPQEKVLKKGRLEPGRMFLVDMEEGRIVDDAELKDSFARRNPYREWLDTHRVELPTDLAEPAPAPEPASLLERQQVFGYTREDLEIILAPMAQEGKEPTGSMGNDAALAVLSPRPQLLFNYFKQLFAQVTNPPIDPIREDIVMSLETDIGREGNLLAEKPEDCRQLHLQSPILTNAQLAFIRNLDRDGFRSAVISTLFDAEKGPGELDKALHRICREAVEAVQGGKTMIILSDRGVSKTHAPIPSLMAVGAVHQHLVHKHKRSECGLIIETGEAREVMHFALLTGYGAGAVNPYLALETLDDLRNRELVVEAKPGYAQKNYIKAVEKGLLKVMSKIGISTQHSYRCAQIFEAVGLSTALVQRCFSGTATRIEGIGVKEVAIESLMRHAMAYPEKPARRPDLDVGGSYRWRRRGEFHMWNPETVARLQHATRLNSAKTYEEFAEEVNNRNRSLAALRGLLEFREGNPIPLEQVEPASEIVKRFCTGAMSYGSISAEAHENLAIAMNRIGGRSNTGEGGEDPRRFEPDANGDLRRSAIKQVASGRFGVTNEYLVNSDELQIKMAQGAKPGEGGQLPGHKVFDNIAKVRYSTPGVELISPPPHHDIYSIEDLAQLIHDLKNANVHGKVSVKLVSEVGVGTIAAGVSKGKADLVLISGHDGGTGASPLTSIKYAGLPWELGLTETHQVLVENDLRDRIRVQVDGQLKTGRDVAIGALLGADEFGFATAPLIVSGCIMMRKCHLNTCPVGIATQDPELRKKFDGKPEHVVNYFFFMAEECRKIMAQLGFRTMDEMIGRADMLKFSPLPEHWKARHLDFSRILYMAKAWDGSTLHQSKPQDHGIEGALDHVLMEKAKPALENQAPVRFTQTIRNVNRTVGTMLASELTRRHKLGMYGGSLPEDTVWIDCHGIGGNSFGSFIIKGMTLNVIGETNDYVGKGLSGGKIIVSPPPEFRGKPGENIIIGNVALYGATEGEAYFRGLAGERFGVRNSGAWAVVEGVGDHACEYMTGGRVAVLGRTGRNFAAGMSGGIAYVYDRDGDFAIHCNTESVDLKPLHEKSLPELRRMLERHADYTGSETARAILDNWDAETKRFIRVMPRDYAAVLKQQEQEQPEVTHAS